In a single window of the Alphaproteobacteria bacterium LSUCC0684 genome:
- a CDS encoding ABC transporter permease, with product MAQFIQFVLTRAAMAVMTLMIVSLIVFSLMELVPGSCAERYLAFKNTQGSQITIADIEAEERRLGLDRPFPERWVKWVYKVFVHGEFGESCILRLDINQLLADKFLISLGICLAALILSYAIALPIGIISASSKSAVANNTMRFVSYLGLALPNFLLALIIMLFATVWFGESLTGLYSKEYRDAAWNWAKFMDFLGHAWLPVFVLGWSATAFALQTVRALMLDEIGKLYVTAAAARGVLGAKLLWRYPAKHSLGPVVNSLGFDLNRIFNELPVIAMILTLTESGALLIESLARSNDQQLAGAIIFLLTASIVVMNFATDILLALIDPRVRRGLMG from the coding sequence ATGGCACAGTTTATTCAGTTTGTGCTAACCCGCGCAGCGATGGCGGTCATGACGCTGATGATAGTGTCGTTGATCGTGTTTTCGCTAATGGAATTGGTGCCCGGCAGTTGCGCTGAGCGCTATCTTGCGTTCAAGAATACCCAAGGCAGCCAGATCACCATCGCTGATATCGAGGCGGAAGAACGCCGACTTGGTCTTGACCGTCCTTTTCCTGAACGCTGGGTGAAATGGGTTTATAAGGTCTTTGTTCACGGCGAATTCGGCGAAAGCTGCATCCTCAGGCTGGACATCAACCAGTTGCTTGCGGACAAGTTTCTTATCTCGCTTGGAATCTGTCTTGCAGCATTGATCTTATCCTATGCGATCGCTTTACCCATAGGCATCATATCCGCCAGTTCAAAAAGTGCGGTCGCAAACAATACAATGCGGTTTGTAAGTTATCTCGGGCTGGCACTGCCAAACTTTCTGCTCGCGCTGATTATCATGCTCTTCGCCACTGTTTGGTTTGGGGAGAGTCTGACTGGTCTCTATTCCAAAGAGTACCGGGATGCTGCCTGGAACTGGGCCAAGTTCATGGATTTTCTCGGTCACGCTTGGCTACCGGTTTTTGTGCTTGGCTGGTCAGCCACCGCCTTTGCTCTGCAGACGGTAAGGGCACTGATGCTGGATGAAATCGGCAAGCTTTACGTTACAGCCGCAGCGGCACGCGGGGTTTTGGGTGCAAAACTGTTATGGCGTTACCCGGCCAAGCATTCACTGGGGCCCGTGGTGAATTCGCTTGGGTTTGATCTGAACCGCATTTTCAACGAGTTGCCGGTGATTGCAATGATTCTGACGTTGACCGAAAGCGGTGCATTGCTGATTGAGAGCCTCGCACGGTCCAATGACCAGCAGCTTGCGGGCGCGATTATCTTCCTGCTGACGGCAAGCATTGTGGTGATGAACTTTGCCACTGACATCCTGCTCGCGCTGATCGATCCGCGGGTGCGCCGTGGACTGATGGGGTAA
- a CDS encoding ABC transporter substrate-binding protein, which produces MKKYILSAFAVLAMPAAAYANCPGITVADMKGVKSGAYPQQYEVAEFEAAAGCKMSFSSNPDAASLNARIQGNPDLPPLADRIPQEPLVVVPYSSIGKYGGTLDALSNATEAGTSDFLSIRHVNLVRYSDDLQTIVPNVAKSWEWNSDYTKLTFHLRAGHKWSDGQPFTSADVKFWYDNLMMDTNVFEKPKDYALVGGERMTVDTPDATTVVFNLPAPKPGLLAHFATSYAQGFQPKHFLGQFHPGISADADAKAKALGFENGYAVIRAYYGSSDWTDTPSPMLNSPDKVAKMPGAAVPTLESHFVVSETTEGRHFVANPYFHMVDTSGQQLPYINEMDEIYANDHEVRLLKLINAEVDYKSQSLGLPDAPILLQNMEKGDYTVQIKPRISMPTVSFNVTSEDAGKRAIFGDLRFRKAMSIAMDRNAINETAYFGQGEARQYVGFSPVPSFVDSKWLTFATEHDPAGAKALLDEIGLVDQNGDGIRDLPGGAPFILNLQFAQQGLPGQVVELIAQSWNAVGIQSAVKEVTPDEYRSAQSSNQLDVGLWEKSQPLAIVLGNNELWVPPFENYFAHRTGMLWAEWVDSNGASGVEPPEYVKQLMNDINAFQSTPVGTPESNAIGARMVENMTSNLLFLGTVLSAGPIYHRNALKNVPEFMTESYEYYRTYPYRGAQWYLDE; this is translated from the coding sequence ATGAAAAAGTACATACTTTCGGCATTTGCAGTTCTGGCCATGCCGGCGGCTGCCTATGCCAACTGCCCGGGAATTACCGTGGCAGATATGAAAGGTGTCAAATCCGGCGCCTACCCGCAACAATATGAAGTCGCTGAATTTGAAGCGGCCGCGGGCTGTAAAATGTCGTTTTCATCCAATCCGGATGCGGCATCACTTAATGCAAGAATTCAGGGTAATCCAGATCTTCCACCGCTGGCAGATCGTATCCCGCAAGAACCGCTGGTCGTTGTGCCCTATAGCAGCATTGGTAAATACGGCGGCACCCTGGATGCGCTTTCCAACGCCACCGAAGCCGGCACCTCGGACTTTCTCTCGATCCGTCACGTGAACCTGGTTCGCTATTCCGATGACCTGCAGACAATCGTTCCAAACGTTGCAAAGTCATGGGAATGGAATTCTGACTACACCAAATTGACCTTCCATCTTCGCGCAGGTCACAAGTGGTCGGACGGCCAGCCTTTCACCTCTGCGGACGTGAAGTTCTGGTATGACAACCTGATGATGGACACGAACGTCTTCGAGAAGCCCAAGGATTATGCCCTTGTCGGTGGTGAGCGGATGACGGTTGATACGCCGGACGCGACTACAGTTGTGTTTAACTTGCCTGCGCCAAAGCCAGGCCTTCTGGCGCATTTCGCAACCTCCTATGCTCAAGGCTTCCAGCCGAAGCACTTCCTGGGTCAGTTCCATCCAGGCATCAGCGCGGATGCAGATGCCAAGGCAAAGGCACTGGGTTTTGAGAATGGCTATGCAGTAATTCGTGCCTATTATGGTTCATCTGACTGGACCGACACGCCGTCACCTATGCTGAACTCACCTGACAAAGTGGCCAAGATGCCTGGCGCGGCTGTGCCAACGCTTGAAAGCCATTTTGTTGTCTCGGAAACCACCGAAGGCCGCCATTTCGTGGCCAACCCCTACTTCCACATGGTGGATACCTCAGGTCAGCAGCTTCCCTACATCAACGAGATGGATGAGATCTACGCCAATGATCACGAAGTCCGCCTGCTGAAGCTGATCAACGCTGAAGTTGACTACAAGTCCCAGTCTCTCGGCCTGCCTGACGCCCCGATCCTGCTCCAGAACATGGAAAAGGGTGACTACACGGTACAGATCAAGCCGCGGATTTCAATGCCGACGGTGTCGTTCAACGTGACGAGTGAAGATGCCGGCAAGCGTGCTATCTTCGGTGACCTTCGTTTCCGTAAGGCCATGTCCATCGCGATGGACCGTAACGCGATCAACGAGACGGCGTATTTCGGCCAGGGTGAAGCACGCCAGTATGTAGGCTTCTCGCCGGTGCCCAGCTTTGTCGATTCCAAGTGGCTGACCTTTGCAACCGAGCATGATCCTGCCGGTGCCAAGGCACTGCTGGATGAAATCGGGCTGGTCGATCAGAACGGCGATGGTATCCGTGACCTGCCGGGTGGCGCTCCATTTATCCTGAACCTTCAGTTCGCCCAGCAGGGCCTGCCGGGTCAGGTGGTGGAACTGATCGCGCAAAGCTGGAATGCTGTCGGCATCCAGAGCGCGGTCAAGGAAGTCACACCAGATGAGTATCGCTCAGCTCAGTCATCAAACCAGCTCGATGTTGGCCTGTGGGAGAAATCCCAGCCGCTGGCTATCGTTCTCGGCAATAACGAGCTGTGGGTTCCACCGTTCGAAAACTACTTCGCTCACCGCACAGGCATGCTGTGGGCTGAGTGGGTTGACAGCAATGGCGCCTCAGGTGTTGAGCCGCCGGAATACGTCAAGCAGCTGATGAATGACATCAACGCATTCCAGTCGACCCCGGTCGGCACGCCGGAATCAAACGCCATCGGCGCACGCATGGTTGAAAACATGACTTCCAACCTTTTGTTCCTTGGCACAGTTCTGTCGGCAGGACCGATCTATCATCGCAACGCGTTGAAGAACGTGCCTGAGTTCATGACCGAGTCCTATGAATACTACCGCACCTATCCGTACCGTGGTGCGCAGTGGTATCTGGACGAATAA